From the Synechococcus sp. HK01-R genome, one window contains:
- a CDS encoding Nif11-like leader peptide family natural product precursor: protein MSESALVAFASLVQSDSQVREQVRGAATPKHVVDLASEKGHEFTQATLMKMQADKMKHLHDDHLNGATSWGEALLLCFGGHS from the coding sequence GTGTCTGAATCCGCTCTGGTCGCTTTTGCGTCACTCGTGCAGTCCGATTCCCAGGTGCGCGAACAGGTCCGTGGGGCTGCCACTCCCAAGCACGTGGTCGATCTGGCCAGCGAGAAGGGTCATGAATTCACCCAGGCCACGCTCATGAAAATGCAGGCCGACAAGATGAAGCATCTTCACGACGACCACCTCAACGGTGCGACCAGCTGGGGCGAAGCCCTGCTGCTCTGCTTCGGCGGCCACAGCTGA
- the infA gene encoding translation initiation factor IF-1, translated as MIETSGVIEKEQGNGFYLVTLEQPAGHQCLCRAAGKLTKFRIKLLAGDKVLVEISPYDLTRGRITYRERNAGAPGGRPGGNRPGGPRRR; from the coding sequence ATGATCGAAACCTCGGGTGTGATTGAAAAAGAGCAGGGGAATGGCTTCTACCTCGTCACCCTGGAGCAACCCGCCGGTCATCAGTGCCTCTGCCGTGCTGCAGGCAAGCTCACCAAATTCCGCATCAAACTGCTGGCAGGCGACAAGGTGCTGGTCGAGATCAGCCCCTATGACCTGACCCGCGGCCGAATCACCTATCGCGAACGCAATGCAGGTGCTCCCGGTGGCCGTCCGGGCGGCAATCGCCCCGGCGGCCCCCGCCGCCGCTAA
- a CDS encoding N2,N2-dimethylguanosine tRNA methyltransferase produces the protein MGGCLHKPLQQDCSHYREGAAVLELGEGFFRPDSRPSRDLSVLIAAGLRQGGAQRPQRWLDLMAGCGIRALRWGLEACADEAPLLPELWVNDADGERGPLLQRNLAPLTAFGERLQLRRLPAEVLLRQAYLDQRYFDLIDLDAFGCPNALLQASVQALAFEGVLLLASTDGRSPTGHDRPAAVRRFGAAARVHPASWEIALRLQFAALAREAWLLGRGLQPLLAFSEGRTFRLAIRLRQHMQPKEEHQLGLLARCDACGAQAIQPLLRLQGWPPCACSNAGGRWAVSGPLWLGPLQNQSFLQDLRRLGEEMPASVAPATRRLLERLSADPGLPPTVWPTAELAQRLRLPGPPSQLDLVTALRAQGFNAFGSAVMAGQVRTDAPYERLLQCCRNLDLEDR, from the coding sequence GTGGGTGGTTGCCTCCACAAACCCCTGCAACAGGATTGTTCTCACTATCGCGAAGGCGCTGCCGTCCTGGAGCTGGGAGAGGGGTTTTTTCGGCCGGATTCCCGTCCTTCTCGCGATCTCTCGGTGCTGATTGCCGCTGGCTTGCGCCAGGGCGGGGCGCAGCGCCCCCAGCGTTGGCTCGATCTCATGGCTGGCTGTGGCATCCGCGCCCTGCGCTGGGGGCTGGAGGCTTGCGCCGATGAGGCCCCGTTGCTGCCCGAGCTCTGGGTCAATGATGCCGATGGGGAGCGTGGGCCGCTGCTGCAGCGCAATCTCGCTCCCTTGACCGCCTTCGGGGAGCGTCTTCAGCTCCGCCGGTTGCCAGCCGAGGTGCTGCTGCGTCAGGCCTATCTCGATCAGCGCTATTTCGATCTGATCGATCTCGATGCCTTTGGTTGCCCCAATGCCCTGCTGCAGGCGAGTGTGCAGGCGCTCGCCTTCGAGGGGGTGCTGCTGCTGGCAAGCACCGACGGTCGATCCCCCACGGGCCATGACCGTCCGGCGGCGGTACGTCGTTTTGGTGCCGCAGCGCGGGTGCATCCGGCCAGCTGGGAGATCGCCTTGCGCCTGCAGTTCGCCGCCCTGGCCCGGGAAGCCTGGCTGCTTGGCCGTGGACTGCAGCCCCTGCTGGCCTTCAGCGAAGGCCGCACCTTCCGGCTGGCGATCCGCCTGCGGCAACACATGCAGCCGAAGGAGGAGCACCAACTTGGTCTACTGGCCCGTTGCGATGCCTGTGGTGCCCAGGCGATTCAGCCCCTGCTGCGCCTGCAGGGCTGGCCCCCCTGTGCTTGCTCGAACGCTGGGGGACGCTGGGCCGTCAGCGGTCCGCTCTGGCTGGGGCCGTTGCAGAACCAATCCTTTCTGCAGGACCTCCGTCGGCTTGGGGAGGAGATGCCAGCCAGCGTCGCCCCCGCCACCAGGCGTCTGCTCGAGCGTCTCAGTGCCGATCCAGGCCTGCCGCCCACGGTCTGGCCCACCGCGGAATTGGCCCAGCGTCTGCGTCTGCCTGGCCCCCCCTCTCAGCTCGACCTGGTGACAGCGTTGCGGGCCCAGGGATTCAACGCGTTCGGGAGTGCCGTGATGGCTGGTCAGGTGCGCACGGATGCTCCGTACGAGCGCTTGTTGCAATGTTGCCGCAATCTGGACCTTGAGGATCGTTAA
- a CDS encoding photosystem I assembly protein Ycf4, translating into MAADLLEQPVVGSRRLSNVLVALMVSIGGAGFLLASLSSYLGRDLLPLGHPAALIFVPQGLVMGLYSIAAALLATYLWAVIAIDVGAGTNRFDKGAGVVTISRRGFRKPISVEIPLKDVKAVKVEVRDGFNTRRRVSLRVQGRRDMPLTRVGEPLPLAQLEQEGAELARFLGVNLEGL; encoded by the coding sequence ATGGCGGCCGATCTTCTCGAACAACCGGTGGTGGGTTCCCGCCGCCTCTCCAATGTGCTTGTGGCACTCATGGTCAGCATCGGTGGTGCAGGCTTTTTGCTGGCATCGCTCTCGAGCTACCTGGGTCGAGACCTGCTGCCTCTCGGTCACCCCGCCGCTCTGATCTTCGTTCCCCAGGGTTTGGTGATGGGGCTCTACAGCATTGCGGCCGCATTGCTGGCCACCTACCTCTGGGCGGTGATTGCCATTGACGTGGGCGCCGGCACCAACCGTTTCGACAAAGGTGCCGGTGTGGTGACGATCTCCCGTCGGGGATTCCGCAAGCCGATCAGCGTCGAGATCCCGCTCAAGGATGTCAAGGCGGTGAAGGTGGAGGTGCGCGATGGTTTCAACACGCGCAGGCGCGTTTCCTTGCGTGTGCAGGGGCGTCGCGACATGCCGCTCACCCGGGTTGGTGAACCCCTTCCCCTGGCCCAGCTGGAGCAGGAAGGCGCCGAATTGGCCAGGTTTCTTGGTGTGAATCTCGAAGGACTCTGA
- the ilvN gene encoding acetolactate synthase small subunit produces MKHTLSVLVEDESGALSRIAGLFARRGFNIDSLAVGPAESDGRSRLTMVVEGDEHTLQQMTKQLDKLVNVLQVLDLSQIPAVERELMLLKVSAPAAQRSAIFDLVQVFRAKVVDVADEALTLEVVGDPGKLVALERLMAPYGILEIARTGKVALERASGVNTELLKAAITGGRVPA; encoded by the coding sequence ATGAAGCACACCCTGTCCGTGCTGGTGGAAGACGAATCCGGCGCCCTGAGCCGCATCGCCGGCCTCTTCGCCAGACGCGGTTTCAACATCGATAGCCTCGCCGTCGGGCCGGCGGAGTCGGACGGCCGCTCCAGGCTGACCATGGTGGTGGAGGGTGATGAACACACCCTCCAGCAGATGACCAAGCAGCTCGACAAGCTGGTGAACGTGCTGCAGGTGCTGGACCTCTCCCAGATCCCTGCGGTGGAAAGGGAACTGATGCTTCTGAAGGTGTCGGCCCCTGCGGCTCAGCGCAGCGCGATCTTTGATCTGGTGCAGGTGTTCCGGGCCAAGGTGGTGGATGTGGCCGATGAGGCGCTCACCCTTGAGGTCGTGGGGGATCCAGGCAAGCTTGTCGCCCTCGAACGTCTGATGGCCCCCTACGGCATCCTCGAGATCGCCCGCACGGGCAAGGTGGCCCTGGAGCGGGCCTCCGGCGTGAATACAGAACTGCTGAAGGCGGCCATCACCGGAGGGCGAGTGCCGGCCTGA
- a CDS encoding phycocyanin subunit beta, giving the protein MFDAFTKVVAQADARGQFINASEIDALAAMVSDSNKRLDAVNRITSNASTIVANAARALFAQQPALIAPGGNAYTSRRMAACLRDMEIILRYVTYSIFTGDASVMEDRCLNGLRETYLALGTPGASVAAGVNLMKEAAISIANDKAGITQGDCTALMSEIGTYFDRAAAAVA; this is encoded by the coding sequence ATGTTCGACGCCTTCACCAAGGTTGTCGCCCAGGCTGATGCCCGGGGCCAGTTCATCAACGCCAGCGAGATCGACGCCCTGGCCGCCATGGTGTCCGACAGCAACAAGCGTCTGGATGCTGTGAACCGCATCACCAGCAACGCTTCCACCATCGTTGCTAACGCCGCTCGCGCCCTGTTCGCTCAGCAGCCTGCGCTGATCGCCCCCGGCGGTAACGCTTACACCTCCCGCCGCATGGCTGCTTGCCTGCGCGACATGGAGATCATCCTGCGTTACGTCACCTACTCGATCTTCACCGGCGACGCTTCCGTGATGGAAGACCGCTGCCTCAACGGTCTGCGCGAGACCTACCTGGCCCTCGGCACCCCCGGTGCTTCCGTGGCTGCTGGCGTGAACCTGATGAAGGAAGCCGCCATCTCCATCGCCAACGACAAGGCCGGCATCACCCAGGGTGATTGCACCGCGCTGATGAGCGAAATCGGCACCTACTTCGACCGCGCTGCTGCTGCTGTCGCCTGA
- a CDS encoding methyltransferase domain-containing protein yields the protein MTSCCGPAGLDQTDAVQERYGAAASERETCLCTPVSFDPALLQVIPSDVVERDYGCGDPTRWVQAGDTVLDLGSGSGKNAFICAQVVGASGRVIGVDRNPDMLALSRSALPVVAERIGFANVQFLEGAIEALDAVDAEGRALVADASVDVVLSNCVLNLVNPSSRRLLLANIRRVLRAGGRVAISDIVCDRPVPLALQQDPELWSGCISGAWEEQAFLDDFTALGFEQVRYAERSEQPWRVVEGIEFRAVTLVGVLPAA from the coding sequence ATGACGTCCTGCTGCGGCCCTGCCGGCCTTGATCAAACTGATGCGGTTCAAGAGCGTTACGGCGCCGCTGCTTCAGAGCGTGAGACCTGCCTCTGCACTCCCGTCTCCTTTGATCCAGCTCTCCTGCAGGTGATCCCCTCAGACGTGGTGGAGCGTGATTACGGCTGCGGGGACCCCACCCGTTGGGTGCAGGCTGGCGATACCGTGCTCGACCTCGGCAGCGGCAGCGGTAAGAACGCCTTCATTTGCGCCCAAGTGGTGGGGGCCTCCGGCCGCGTGATCGGTGTGGATCGCAATCCAGACATGCTGGCGCTCTCGCGATCGGCCTTGCCTGTGGTGGCGGAGCGGATCGGGTTTGCCAACGTGCAGTTTCTCGAGGGGGCGATTGAGGCCCTGGATGCTGTGGATGCCGAGGGGAGGGCCCTGGTGGCAGACGCCAGTGTGGATGTGGTGTTGAGCAACTGCGTGCTCAATTTGGTGAATCCCTCCTCGCGGCGGCTGCTGCTGGCCAACATCCGCCGGGTGCTGCGGGCTGGTGGTCGCGTCGCGATCAGCGACATCGTGTGTGATCGCCCCGTGCCCCTGGCTCTCCAGCAGGATCCAGAGCTTTGGAGTGGTTGCATCAGTGGCGCCTGGGAGGAGCAGGCCTTCCTTGATGACTTCACCGCCCTCGGGTTTGAGCAGGTGCGGTATGCCGAGCGTTCCGAACAGCCCTGGCGGGTGGTGGAGGGCATTGAATTTCGCGCGGTCACCCTCGTCGGCGTGCTGCCGGCCGCCTGA
- a CDS encoding alpha/beta fold hydrolase — translation MEATTHQIALKRDALPAATPADWGDGAEWHWQGFRSHWRVLGPESGRPLLLLHGFGASSDHWRHNAEPLAAAGYRVYGLDLIGFGRSEQPRHQRQRPLDNRLWARQVSAFLEQVAQVPQRGTAVLVGNSLGGLTALTTAVFRPDLVAAVAAAPLPDPALMQPIPLRQPRRWRRLRRPLVVLAMRLLPLELLLPVISRTALLRIGLQGAYRRSIRHDRDLQQLIARPARRATAARALRAMSIGMALRPRGATAPALLERLSQTSTAPPLLLLWGRQDRFVPVLIGERLQQEHPWLELAVLENSGHCPHDESPDAFHGMVLGWLDRNLECNDPLGTVRGA, via the coding sequence GTGGAGGCAACCACCCACCAGATTGCTCTGAAGCGGGACGCGCTCCCAGCAGCGACGCCTGCGGACTGGGGCGATGGCGCCGAGTGGCATTGGCAGGGGTTTCGTTCCCACTGGCGGGTGCTGGGGCCGGAATCAGGTCGGCCTCTGCTGCTCCTGCATGGTTTCGGTGCAAGCAGCGACCATTGGCGTCACAACGCCGAGCCGCTTGCCGCTGCCGGATACCGCGTGTATGGGCTCGACCTGATTGGCTTCGGACGCTCCGAACAGCCAAGACATCAGCGCCAGCGCCCCCTCGACAACCGTCTCTGGGCCAGGCAGGTGAGTGCCTTTCTCGAGCAGGTGGCGCAGGTCCCCCAACGGGGAACGGCGGTGCTTGTGGGCAATTCCCTCGGTGGGCTCACGGCCCTCACCACTGCTGTGTTCAGGCCCGATCTGGTGGCAGCAGTGGCAGCGGCCCCGCTCCCGGATCCAGCCCTGATGCAACCAATCCCCCTGCGCCAGCCAAGGCGCTGGCGGCGCCTGCGCAGACCGCTGGTGGTGCTTGCCATGCGCCTGCTCCCCCTGGAGCTGCTGCTGCCTGTGATCAGCCGCACCGCCCTGCTGCGGATCGGGCTGCAGGGGGCCTATCGGCGCTCAATCCGTCACGACCGGGACCTTCAGCAACTCATTGCCCGACCGGCGCGACGGGCGACGGCCGCCAGGGCCCTACGGGCCATGAGCATTGGCATGGCCCTGCGTCCCCGGGGCGCCACGGCACCGGCCCTTTTGGAGCGGCTGAGCCAGACCAGCACCGCCCCGCCGCTGCTGCTGCTCTGGGGCCGCCAGGATCGCTTCGTGCCAGTGCTCATCGGCGAACGGCTGCAGCAGGAGCACCCCTGGCTGGAGCTCGCGGTGCTTGAAAACAGCGGTCACTGCCCCCATGACGAATCACCGGATGCCTTCCACGGCATGGTGCTGGGCTGGCTGGACCGTAATTTGGAATGCAACGATCCACTGGGAACTGTTCGAGGGGCATGA
- a CDS encoding DUF2808 domain-containing protein — translation MRRLRAGLTATITGPLLATASLVAIAPEAPALEVEGQTSFVAVPTKAKLINYRWYAFEGGAVMYVVMELPSGAQAGLGGISLEQIRGVQPAFYYGAIQPTAFLGTPRRQGAAVPVSASFSNEARSVAISFPDPVPAGSTVTVAFELGVNPPADLYVYSISATPWGPNPIEQDVGVVQMSILDNGGL, via the coding sequence ATGCGGCGTTTGCGTGCCGGCCTCACGGCCACGATCACAGGCCCCCTCCTTGCGACAGCCTCTCTCGTTGCGATCGCCCCAGAGGCTCCAGCCCTGGAAGTGGAGGGGCAGACCAGTTTCGTGGCGGTGCCCACCAAGGCCAAATTGATCAATTACCGCTGGTATGCGTTTGAGGGAGGCGCGGTGATGTACGTAGTGATGGAACTGCCGTCGGGAGCGCAGGCGGGCCTTGGGGGAATCAGCCTGGAGCAAATCCGCGGCGTTCAACCCGCGTTTTATTACGGAGCGATTCAACCCACCGCCTTCCTAGGAACCCCTCGGCGCCAGGGAGCTGCTGTGCCGGTGTCGGCCAGCTTCAGCAACGAGGCCCGATCGGTCGCGATCAGCTTTCCCGATCCAGTGCCAGCCGGATCAACCGTGACCGTGGCCTTCGAGCTCGGTGTGAACCCCCCGGCGGATCTGTATGTGTATTCGATCTCAGCCACACCCTGGGGGCCCAATCCCATTGAGCAGGATGTGGGAGTGGTGCAGATGAGCATCTTGGACAACGGCGGACTCTGA
- the petM gene encoding cytochrome b6-f complex subunit PetM, which produces MASEIFGTAAIFWVLIPVGLAGGALLLKLQKD; this is translated from the coding sequence ATGGCCTCGGAGATTTTTGGGACTGCCGCGATCTTCTGGGTGCTGATCCCTGTGGGACTGGCCGGTGGTGCTCTCCTCCTGAAGCTCCAGAAGGACTGA
- a CDS encoding pseudouridine synthase, producing MTGTITTLLLHKPYGVLSQFTPEPGSRWGCLADLVPVPDVYAAGRLDADSEGLLLLTAEGRLQQRLTDPRFGHWRTYWVQVDGEADPDQLQRLRSGVLVQGRQTLPAKAEMLAKERLSNWPERDPPIRVRRSLPTCWLEISLREGRNRQVRRMTAAVGLPTLRLIRTAIDLMDGQPPLSLEGLEPGQWRSLTSSEQQRLQALLRRPAARRRG from the coding sequence CTGACAGGCACGATCACCACCCTGCTGCTGCACAAGCCCTACGGAGTTCTGAGCCAGTTCACCCCAGAACCTGGCAGCCGTTGGGGCTGCCTCGCTGATCTTGTGCCAGTGCCTGATGTCTACGCTGCCGGCCGACTCGATGCCGACAGCGAAGGGCTGCTGCTGCTGACCGCCGAGGGGCGGTTGCAGCAGCGACTCACCGATCCGCGCTTCGGCCACTGGCGCACCTACTGGGTACAGGTTGATGGTGAAGCCGACCCAGACCAACTGCAGCGCCTACGCAGCGGTGTTCTTGTGCAGGGCCGTCAGACCCTGCCGGCCAAGGCCGAGATGCTGGCCAAGGAGCGGCTCAGCAACTGGCCGGAGCGGGATCCACCGATACGTGTGCGACGTTCGCTGCCCACCTGCTGGCTCGAGATCAGCCTGCGGGAGGGGCGAAACCGTCAGGTGAGACGCATGACTGCAGCCGTGGGACTTCCCACCCTGCGGCTGATCCGCACCGCCATCGACCTGATGGACGGCCAGCCGCCCCTGAGTTTGGAGGGCCTGGAGCCAGGCCAGTGGCGCTCGCTGACCAGCAGCGAACAACAGCGGCTGCAGGCCCTGCTCAGGCGGCCGGCAGCACGCCGACGAGGGTGA
- the psbD gene encoding photosystem II D2 protein (photosystem q(a) protein) encodes MTIAVGRAPQRGWFDVLDDWLKRDRFVFVGWSGILLFPTAYLAIGGWLTGTTFVTSWYTHGIASSYLEGCNFLTAAVSTPADAMGHSLLLLWGPEAQGDFVRWCQLGGLWAFVALHGAFALIGFMLRQFEIARLVGIRPYNAIAFSGPIAVFVSVFLMYPLGQSSWFFAPSFGVAAIFRFLLFLQGFHNWTLNPFHMMGVAGILGGALLCAIHGATVENTLFEDGEQSNTFKAFEPTQEEETYSMVTANRFWSQIFGIAFSNKRWLHFFMLFVPVMGLWTSSIGIIGLALNLRAYDFVSQEIRAAEDPEFETFYTKNILLNEGLRAWMAPADQPHENFVFPEEVLPRGNAL; translated from the coding sequence ATGACGATCGCTGTAGGACGCGCGCCACAGCGGGGATGGTTCGACGTCCTCGATGACTGGCTCAAGCGCGACCGCTTCGTTTTTGTCGGCTGGTCCGGCATCCTGCTCTTCCCCACGGCCTATCTGGCCATCGGTGGTTGGCTCACCGGCACCACCTTTGTCACCTCCTGGTACACCCACGGCATCGCCTCCTCGTACCTGGAAGGTTGCAACTTCCTCACCGCTGCTGTGTCTACCCCCGCTGATGCGATGGGTCACAGCCTCCTGCTGCTCTGGGGCCCTGAGGCCCAGGGTGACTTCGTGCGCTGGTGTCAGCTCGGCGGCCTTTGGGCCTTCGTGGCTCTCCACGGTGCCTTCGCGCTGATCGGCTTCATGTTGCGTCAGTTCGAGATTGCCCGTCTCGTCGGCATCCGTCCTTACAACGCCATCGCCTTCTCCGGTCCGATTGCGGTGTTCGTCAGCGTCTTCCTGATGTACCCCCTCGGCCAGAGCAGCTGGTTCTTCGCGCCCAGCTTCGGTGTGGCCGCGATCTTCCGCTTCCTGCTCTTCCTTCAGGGCTTCCACAACTGGACCCTGAACCCCTTCCACATGATGGGCGTGGCCGGCATCCTCGGCGGTGCTCTGCTCTGTGCCATCCACGGCGCCACCGTGGAGAACACCCTGTTTGAGGACGGCGAGCAGTCGAACACCTTCAAGGCGTTCGAACCGACCCAGGAAGAAGAGACCTATTCGATGGTCACCGCCAACCGCTTCTGGAGCCAGATCTTCGGGATCGCCTTCTCCAACAAGCGCTGGCTGCACTTCTTCATGCTGTTTGTGCCTGTGATGGGCCTGTGGACCAGCTCCATCGGCATCATCGGCCTGGCCCTCAACCTGCGCGCCTACGACTTCGTGTCGCAGGAGATCCGCGCTGCAGAAGATCCCGAATTCGAGACCTTCTACACCAAGAACATCCTTCTCAATGAAGGTCTGCGTGCCTGGATGGCACCGGCTGACCAGCCGCACGAAAACTTCGTCTTCCCTGAAGAGGTTCTGCCCCGTGGAAACGCCCTTTGA
- a CDS encoding peptidylprolyl isomerase, translating into MPRQLWRSALALLVCVPLLASCARSTTASVPAGCAQSTSPCLTGKAMVQMTTSRGAITLEVNGDAAPVTAGNFVDLVKRGVYNGTVFHRVVREPVPFVVQGGDPASSDPKTPKGSYGTGSFIDPASGQARFIPLEVKFRGEDQPRYGRVTSNPSDLLQIELAHDRGALAMARSQAPDSASAQFYIALRPLPELDGRYAVFGRVTQGLDVVDAIQQDDKIIKAELITP; encoded by the coding sequence ATGCCTCGTCAGCTCTGGCGTTCCGCCCTGGCCCTGCTCGTCTGCGTGCCCCTGCTCGCCAGTTGTGCCCGTTCCACCACCGCCTCTGTGCCTGCCGGCTGTGCCCAGTCCACCAGTCCCTGCCTGACCGGCAAGGCGATGGTGCAGATGACCACAAGCCGCGGTGCCATCACCCTGGAGGTGAATGGTGATGCTGCCCCCGTCACCGCCGGTAACTTTGTCGATCTGGTCAAGCGTGGCGTCTACAACGGCACCGTGTTTCACCGTGTGGTGCGCGAGCCCGTTCCCTTTGTGGTGCAGGGGGGGGATCCCGCCTCCAGCGATCCCAAAACTCCCAAAGGCAGCTACGGCACCGGCAGCTTCATCGATCCCGCCTCTGGCCAGGCTCGTTTCATTCCCCTCGAAGTGAAGTTTCGCGGAGAGGATCAGCCCCGTTACGGCCGTGTCACCAGCAATCCCAGCGATCTGCTCCAGATCGAGCTCGCCCACGACCGGGGCGCTCTGGCCATGGCTCGCTCCCAGGCACCGGATTCAGCCAGTGCTCAGTTCTATATCGCCTTGCGCCCCCTGCCTGAGCTCGATGGCCGTTATGCCGTGTTTGGCCGGGTGACCCAAGGCCTTGACGTGGTGGATGCGATCCAGCAAGACGACAAGATCATCAAGGCCGAGTTGATCACTCCCTGA
- a CDS encoding ParB-like protein: MHLHRYDPIPDPSDGFQLFEVAVAALQPTQMCIGMAEIRSRQLDFSEESHEERRRYLRSKPVPLVRNGAGDLWMVDRHHRLRALLELDSRVTTYGYVIAEVESHDRSDVLRELQRRGWLYLHDGRGKGPCPPEQLPSSLLDLEDDPYRSLVWKLKKEGVLRPQPLIPYHEFRWGAWLRSRPLPPFHSGFLDPALPAARRLARSAAASHLAGWKGET; the protein is encoded by the coding sequence CTGCACCTCCATCGCTACGACCCAATTCCCGATCCCAGCGACGGCTTCCAGCTGTTTGAAGTTGCTGTCGCTGCACTGCAGCCGACTCAGATGTGCATCGGCATGGCTGAAATCCGCAGCCGGCAATTGGATTTCAGCGAGGAGAGCCACGAGGAGCGTCGTCGATACCTCCGCAGCAAACCGGTGCCACTGGTGCGCAACGGCGCGGGCGATCTCTGGATGGTGGATCGACATCACCGACTGCGGGCCCTACTCGAACTGGACAGCCGCGTGACCACCTATGGGTATGTGATCGCCGAGGTGGAGAGCCACGATCGCAGTGACGTGCTCAGGGAACTACAACGACGCGGCTGGCTCTATCTCCATGACGGACGAGGGAAGGGGCCGTGCCCTCCGGAACAGCTGCCCTCGAGCCTGCTGGATCTTGAGGATGACCCTTACCGGAGCCTGGTCTGGAAGCTCAAGAAAGAAGGAGTCCTGCGACCCCAGCCACTAATCCCGTATCACGAATTCCGCTGGGGGGCCTGGCTTCGTAGCCGCCCCTTACCGCCGTTTCATTCAGGGTTCCTTGATCCTGCGTTACCGGCGGCCAGGCGCTTGGCACGATCGGCAGCCGCCTCCCATCTGGCCGGCTGGAAAGGGGAGACTTAG
- a CDS encoding NAD(P)H-binding protein, producing the protein MQVLVVGGTGTLGRQIASRALEAGHQVRCMVRAPRKAAFLQEWGCELTRGDLLEPASLDYALEGVDAVIDAATSRPSDPRSVYETDWDGKLNLLRACEKAGVKRFVFLSLLAAAQFRQVPLMDIKHCTEQLLRESDFDYTILQGAAFMQGVISQFAIPVLESQTVWVSGSPTAIAYMNTQDMARFAVAALERPETIRASYPVVGPKAWNTGEVVQLCEQASGKSARVFRVPPVLLDLMRGVCNFFEPAVNVAERLAFAEVTGGGESLDAPMEATYGAFGLDPADATTLEDYIREYYTTILKRLRDMEKDLDKDAKKKLPF; encoded by the coding sequence ATGCAGGTTCTGGTGGTTGGAGGAACCGGCACGCTCGGTCGGCAGATTGCCAGCCGTGCTCTAGAAGCCGGCCATCAAGTGCGCTGCATGGTGAGGGCACCCCGCAAGGCCGCATTCCTTCAGGAATGGGGTTGCGAGCTCACTCGAGGGGATTTGCTCGAGCCCGCAAGCCTCGATTACGCCCTGGAGGGCGTCGATGCTGTGATCGACGCCGCCACCAGCCGCCCGTCCGATCCCCGCAGTGTTTACGAGACCGATTGGGATGGCAAACTCAATCTGCTGAGGGCCTGCGAGAAGGCCGGCGTCAAGCGGTTTGTGTTCCTCTCGCTGCTGGCAGCCGCCCAGTTCCGGCAGGTGCCCTTGATGGACATCAAGCACTGCACTGAGCAGCTGCTGCGTGAGTCGGATTTCGATTACACGATCCTCCAGGGCGCTGCCTTCATGCAGGGGGTGATCAGTCAGTTCGCCATTCCGGTGCTTGAGAGCCAGACGGTTTGGGTGAGTGGCAGCCCCACGGCGATCGCTTACATGAACACGCAAGACATGGCCCGTTTTGCGGTCGCTGCCCTTGAGCGGCCAGAGACGATCCGAGCCAGCTATCCCGTGGTGGGCCCGAAGGCCTGGAATACCGGTGAAGTGGTGCAGCTCTGTGAGCAGGCCTCGGGCAAATCAGCCCGGGTGTTCCGCGTTCCTCCCGTCCTGCTTGATCTGATGCGCGGGGTTTGCAATTTCTTCGAACCCGCCGTGAACGTGGCTGAGCGTCTCGCCTTTGCCGAGGTCACCGGTGGTGGAGAGAGCCTCGATGCACCGATGGAGGCCACCTATGGCGCTTTCGGTCTCGACCCAGCGGACGCCACCACCCTGGAGGACTACATCCGCGAGTACTACACCACCATCCTCAAGCGCTTGCGCGACATGGAGAAGGATCTCGATAAGGACGCCAAGAAAAAGCTGCCGTTCTGA